A region of Methermicoccus shengliensis DSM 18856 DNA encodes the following proteins:
- a CDS encoding glycosyltransferase family 4 protein yields MRILVAMDTCPPLTDGVLTYVREVLERLATRHEVVVALPALPHTRPRTQEGLEHITEHITEHITVYMPTLGRLAGYPVAIPTPTLHREVARSDVVFVQDAAPIGSAAVLLASRKGVPVCMFCHHDERVMLSRVLGAAPLVDSYMGWLYGRCQRVLFATARFRAKLERVGVPEERMVYAPFAVDTSRFSPHVGRGWRREWGIPQDAPVALYLGRLSPEKNISTLMRAAHIILERRQDAYFVLAGTGPLLERCRRMGRRMASSDRLIITGFVPDAARVYAACDVFVLPSLNESQCFATMEAMASGLACVVPFEPPSPYSYLEDEETCVMVRDVMDAEEVAEKVLELFEHRERARAIGRRARERMLSLSWDEHVCTLEKTFDAISRAAPRSNP; encoded by the coding sequence ATGCGCATTCTCGTCGCGATGGACACATGCCCCCCGCTCACCGACGGTGTGCTAACGTATGTGCGTGAGGTGCTGGAGAGGCTCGCCACCCGCCACGAGGTGGTGGTGGCGCTCCCGGCGCTCCCCCACACCAGACCACGCACCCAAGAGGGGCTGGAGCACATCACGGAGCACATCACGGAGCACATCACGGTGTACATGCCCACCCTTGGGAGGCTTGCCGGGTACCCAGTCGCCATCCCCACCCCCACGCTGCACAGGGAGGTGGCACGCTCGGACGTGGTGTTCGTGCAGGATGCCGCCCCCATTGGCTCGGCTGCCGTGCTGCTCGCCTCGAGGAAGGGGGTGCCAGTGTGCATGTTCTGCCATCACGACGAGCGTGTGATGCTCTCGAGGGTGCTGGGGGCAGCACCGCTGGTGGACAGCTATATGGGGTGGCTGTACGGAAGATGCCAGCGGGTGCTGTTCGCAACCGCGAGGTTCCGTGCCAAGCTGGAGCGGGTGGGCGTGCCAGAGGAGAGGATGGTGTACGCCCCTTTCGCGGTGGACACCTCCCGCTTTTCGCCCCATGTAGGGAGGGGCTGGAGGCGCGAGTGGGGCATCCCGCAGGATGCGCCCGTTGCCCTGTACCTTGGAAGGCTCTCCCCTGAGAAAAACATATCCACTCTGATGAGGGCTGCGCACATCATCCTCGAGCGGCGGCAGGACGCATACTTCGTGCTCGCCGGCACGGGACCACTGCTGGAGAGGTGCAGGAGGATGGGCAGGAGGATGGCATCCTCCGACAGGCTGATAATCACGGGGTTCGTGCCCGATGCTGCGAGGGTGTATGCTGCGTGCGATGTGTTCGTGCTGCCCTCGCTGAACGAGAGCCAGTGCTTTGCCACGATGGAGGCGATGGCGAGCGGCCTTGCGTGTGTGGTGCCCTTCGAGCCCCCCTCGCCCTATTCGTACCTCGAGGATGAAGAGACGTGCGTGATGGTGAGGGACGTGATGGACGCCGAGGAGGTGGCAGAGAAGGTGCTGGAGCTCTTTGAACATCGAGAGAGGGCAAGGGCAATCGGAAGGCGGGCGCGGGAGCGCATGCTCTCGCTCTCGTGGGACGAGCACGTGTGCACACTCGAAAAGACGTTCGACGCTATTTCGAGAGCAGCTCCTCGTAGTAACCCTTGA
- a CDS encoding glycosyltransferase family 4 protein has product MKVCLYAEGESLFRQCGIGAAIRHFRKALLLNGVHIVEDCRDADIVHIHTIGPRGAYLARTLKAKVVMHAHTTAEDFRGSFIFSEYISPVLARYLRMLYSSADMVLCPTEHTRRVLLSHGIVADIRVISNGVDLDAFTHMEERRKRHRRKMGLEGIVPFSVGNVFLRKGVDIFVDVARQFDNTFVWYGAISKLADPRVLRLVREAPPNVRFAGFVEDVVDAYAGGDIFLFPSREENQGIAVLEAAAARKPLLISSIPAFDYLEEEKHCLKAKSPEEFARQLEVLLEDASLRRRLSRGAYELARQHDLKLVGKTLKGYYEELLSK; this is encoded by the coding sequence ATGAAGGTGTGCCTGTATGCGGAAGGGGAGAGCCTGTTTCGCCAGTGCGGGATAGGCGCTGCCATCAGGCACTTCAGAAAGGCACTTCTGCTCAACGGAGTGCACATAGTGGAGGACTGCAGGGATGCCGACATCGTGCACATACACACCATAGGTCCGAGGGGGGCATATCTCGCACGCACCCTGAAGGCAAAGGTCGTGATGCATGCCCACACCACTGCAGAGGACTTCAGGGGCAGCTTCATCTTCAGCGAGTACATCTCCCCAGTGCTCGCCCGCTATCTCAGGATGCTGTACAGCAGTGCAGACATGGTGCTCTGCCCCACAGAGCACACCCGCCGTGTGCTGCTCTCCCATGGCATCGTTGCCGACATCAGGGTCATCAGCAACGGCGTTGACCTCGATGCGTTCACGCACATGGAGGAGCGAAGAAAAAGGCACCGCAGGAAGATGGGGCTGGAGGGAATCGTGCCCTTCAGCGTGGGCAACGTGTTTCTGAGAAAGGGCGTGGACATCTTTGTGGATGTGGCAAGGCAGTTTGACAACACGTTCGTGTGGTATGGTGCCATCTCAAAACTGGCTGACCCCAGGGTGCTCAGGCTCGTGCGGGAGGCTCCGCCCAACGTGAGGTTCGCGGGGTTCGTGGAGGACGTGGTGGATGCGTATGCGGGTGGAGACATATTTCTGTTTCCCAGCAGGGAGGAGAATCAGGGGATAGCGGTGCTCGAGGCTGCGGCAGCCAGAAAGCCCCTGCTGATAAGCAGCATACCAGCATTCGACTACCTCGAGGAGGAAAAGCACTGCCTCAAGGCAAAGAGCCCTGAGGAGTTCGCACGCCAGCTGGAGGTGCTGCTCGAGGATGCCAGTCTGAGAAGGAGGCTCTCCAGAGGGGCATACGAGCTTGCAAGGCAGCACGACCTCAAGCTCGTGGGCAAGACCCTCAAGGGTTACTACGAGGAGCTGCTCTCGAAATAG
- a CDS encoding TIGR04013 family B12-binding domain/radical SAM domain-containing protein, with the protein MIPVHFRYFRTCRFSIAALLPCVPNADIVREPQDGVMLYSFCTPLSRRVYAEVDAGRRKVDATWVAGGPHASARPREALEHFDYVVVGEGEKALPLLLDAIERGCEPEGVEGVAYVREGRMHHTPQRSTVCLDEYPPFDSRRLCGPIEITRGCPHACAYCQTPRLFGHTVRHRSIPSIVEAAGAYRDVRFISPNALGYGSDGVHPRLDKVEALLSAIHGKRVFFGTFPSEVRPEFVSERALALMDRYCANRSISIGVQSGSDLVLARLGRGHTVAQAYEAVERCLDADFTPTADFIFGLPIGDEEDERATLEMVEWIVRRGGRVRAHAFIPLPATPLEHASFKPPSQRTVRTLGRLARAGKLTGSWEPLSTFL; encoded by the coding sequence ATGATTCCCGTGCACTTTCGGTACTTCAGGACTTGCAGGTTCAGCATCGCAGCGCTTCTGCCCTGTGTGCCCAATGCGGACATCGTGAGGGAGCCCCAGGATGGCGTGATGCTGTACAGCTTTTGCACCCCCCTCAGCAGGAGGGTGTACGCCGAGGTGGACGCTGGAAGGCGCAAGGTGGATGCCACGTGGGTGGCGGGTGGACCCCACGCCTCGGCAAGGCCAAGGGAGGCGCTGGAGCACTTCGACTACGTGGTGGTGGGCGAGGGGGAGAAAGCCCTGCCATTGCTGCTGGATGCCATCGAGAGGGGATGCGAGCCAGAGGGCGTGGAGGGGGTGGCGTACGTGCGCGAGGGACGAATGCACCACACCCCCCAGCGCTCTACCGTGTGCCTCGACGAGTATCCACCCTTCGACTCAAGAAGGCTGTGCGGGCCCATAGAAATCACGAGGGGGTGCCCCCATGCGTGTGCGTACTGCCAGACCCCGAGGCTGTTCGGGCACACCGTAAGGCACAGGAGCATCCCCAGCATCGTGGAGGCTGCAGGGGCGTACAGGGACGTGCGATTCATCTCCCCAAATGCCCTCGGCTATGGCTCGGACGGCGTGCATCCGAGGCTGGACAAGGTGGAGGCGCTGCTCTCTGCAATTCATGGGAAGAGAGTGTTCTTTGGCACGTTCCCCTCCGAGGTGAGGCCAGAGTTCGTGAGTGAGCGGGCGCTTGCCCTGATGGACAGGTACTGCGCCAACCGCTCCATCAGCATAGGGGTGCAGTCGGGAAGCGACCTCGTGCTGGCGCGGCTTGGAAGAGGGCACACCGTGGCGCAGGCATACGAGGCAGTGGAGCGATGTCTCGATGCCGACTTCACCCCGACTGCCGACTTCATCTTCGGGCTTCCCATCGGGGACGAGGAGGACGAGCGGGCGACCCTCGAGATGGTGGAGTGGATAGTGAGAAGGGGAGGGAGGGTGAGGGCACATGCGTTCATCCCCCTTCCCGCAACACCGCTCGAGCATGCAAGCTTCAAGCCCCCCTCCCAGAGGACTGTGCGCACCCTTGGCAGGCTGGCACGGGCTGGAAAGCTCACGGGCAGCTGGGAGCCCCTCTCAACCTTTTTATAG
- a CDS encoding aspartate kinase, whose protein sequence is MRLVMKFGGASVADGERIRHVATLVRSYREQGHEIAVVTSAMKGVTDALLMAARAASEKGDADAVLKSVSDIRTQHERAAEVCIEHEPTREHVLDSIATLLDDLERALVGICYLGELTPRSLDYISSFGERLAAPMLAGALQSIGVPSRSMDGMEAGILTDSTHGDARPLDITYERIAQRVAPLLEECVPVVGGFMGADERGVITTLGRGGSDLTASLVGAGIGAHEIWLWKETDGIMTTDPHLVPEARSLRQISYAEAMEMSYFGAKVLHPRAIEPAIRHSIPVRVKNTFHPEREGTLIVADHVPSKSVVKAITVIRNVALITISGSGMIGTIGVAARVFSSLARAGVNIRMISQGSSEANISMVVDEAHAQRAVRTLREEFRHNIVKDVSLNEHVCVVAVVGAGMIGTPGVAGRVFSTMGRNGINVIMISQGSSQSNISFVIDERDARRAVAVLHEEFALHEIE, encoded by the coding sequence ATGCGGCTGGTCATGAAGTTTGGCGGGGCGTCGGTTGCGGATGGCGAGCGCATCAGGCACGTTGCAACACTCGTGAGGAGCTACAGGGAGCAGGGCCACGAGATTGCGGTTGTCACATCCGCCATGAAAGGTGTGACCGATGCGCTGCTCATGGCAGCGAGAGCCGCATCTGAAAAGGGCGATGCCGATGCTGTCCTGAAGAGCGTGTCCGATATTCGCACCCAGCACGAGCGAGCGGCTGAGGTGTGCATCGAGCACGAGCCCACGAGGGAGCACGTGCTGGACAGCATCGCAACGCTGCTCGACGACCTCGAGCGTGCGCTCGTGGGAATATGCTATCTCGGGGAACTCACGCCCCGCTCGCTGGACTACATCTCATCGTTCGGGGAGCGGCTCGCAGCCCCGATGCTCGCTGGAGCCCTCCAGAGCATCGGGGTGCCCTCGCGCAGCATGGATGGAATGGAGGCGGGCATCCTCACAGACAGCACCCATGGGGATGCCAGACCGCTCGACATCACATACGAGCGCATCGCCCAGAGGGTGGCGCCCCTGCTGGAGGAGTGCGTGCCCGTGGTGGGCGGGTTCATGGGGGCAGACGAGAGAGGCGTAATCACCACGCTGGGCAGGGGAGGCTCTGACCTCACGGCGTCGCTGGTGGGTGCGGGCATAGGGGCACACGAGATATGGCTCTGGAAGGAGACCGATGGCATCATGACCACCGACCCGCATCTGGTGCCAGAGGCGAGGTCGCTGCGGCAGATATCGTACGCAGAGGCGATGGAGATGTCGTACTTTGGGGCAAAGGTGCTCCATCCCCGCGCCATCGAGCCCGCAATACGCCACAGCATCCCCGTGAGGGTGAAGAACACGTTCCATCCAGAGCGCGAGGGCACGCTCATCGTGGCAGACCACGTGCCATCGAAGTCAGTCGTGAAGGCGATAACGGTGATTCGCAACGTGGCACTCATCACCATCTCTGGAAGCGGGATGATAGGCACGATAGGGGTGGCAGCCCGCGTGTTCTCCAGCCTCGCCCGTGCTGGTGTGAACATACGGATGATAAGTCAGGGCTCCTCAGAGGCAAACATCTCCATGGTGGTGGACGAGGCGCATGCACAGAGGGCGGTGAGGACACTCAGAGAGGAGTTCAGGCACAACATCGTGAAGGACGTGTCGCTCAACGAGCACGTGTGCGTGGTGGCGGTGGTGGGCGCTGGCATGATAGGCACGCCCGGCGTTGCTGGCAGGGTGTTCTCCACGATGGGAAGAAACGGCATAAACGTCATCATGATTAGCCAGGGCTCCTCCCAGAGCAACATCTCGTTCGTGATTGACGAGAGAGACGCCCGGCGGGCGGTGGCCGTGCTGCACGAGGAGTTCGCGCTGCACGAGATAGAATGA
- a CDS encoding magnesium transporter has protein sequence MGEEYTVRGWRSAHNEVASMMRQSLFALMVCAIGDLVAGLSLGVFSSYLELIPGLLVLVPAAIDMRGNVYASLGSRLGTYLHTGELSPELKERTILNQLVLASFSQTIALSVLLALLAKAITLAIGIPSVGVAMLMMISVLGGVLAALVMLTSTVLIATRSVLRGWDPDNITTPLITAIGDLVTIPMLLLAAYVVLRLQSVLDALAVLVLAVCAVGLATSMRRRHPISRSIIVQSIPILTVCALLSTFAGVFLEHKLEALLMYTSLFLLIPSLNEEAGNLGSILAARLSSSHRMGIIRIHGAPDAQVLLSSLALILLGMVMFPMLGVLVHIISPVFGLTTPGLVQLVVLSTVVGMVVALLSNVVAYYLTFLSIRYRVDPDNAVIPLLTSTMDFITTGVLMFFVSHFVG, from the coding sequence ATGGGCGAGGAGTACACTGTGAGGGGCTGGCGCTCTGCCCACAATGAGGTGGCATCGATGATGCGCCAGAGTCTGTTCGCCCTCATGGTGTGTGCCATTGGCGACCTCGTCGCAGGGCTCTCGTTGGGTGTGTTCAGCTCCTATCTCGAGCTCATCCCGGGACTGCTGGTGCTCGTGCCAGCCGCCATCGACATGCGGGGAAATGTGTATGCCTCGCTTGGCTCGAGGCTTGGCACCTACCTGCACACTGGTGAGCTGTCCCCAGAGCTCAAGGAGCGCACAATACTCAACCAGCTCGTGCTCGCCTCGTTCTCCCAGACCATTGCCCTCTCGGTGTTGCTCGCCCTGCTCGCCAAGGCAATCACGCTCGCCATCGGCATCCCATCGGTCGGAGTGGCGATGCTCATGATGATATCGGTGCTGGGGGGCGTGCTCGCCGCTCTGGTGATGCTGACCTCCACCGTGCTCATCGCCACGAGGAGTGTGCTCAGGGGGTGGGACCCAGACAACATCACCACACCGCTCATCACCGCCATAGGAGACCTCGTCACCATACCGATGCTCCTGCTGGCGGCGTATGTGGTGCTGAGGCTGCAGAGCGTGCTCGATGCCCTCGCAGTGCTGGTGCTCGCCGTGTGCGCTGTGGGGCTCGCCACATCCATGAGGAGGCGTCATCCCATCTCGAGGAGTATAATAGTGCAGAGCATTCCTATACTCACAGTGTGCGCACTGCTCAGCACCTTCGCAGGGGTGTTCCTCGAGCACAAGCTCGAGGCGCTGCTGATGTACACCTCGCTGTTCCTGCTCATACCATCTCTCAATGAGGAGGCTGGAAACCTCGGGAGCATCCTCGCTGCACGGCTCTCATCGAGCCACAGGATGGGCATCATACGCATTCACGGAGCACCAGATGCCCAGGTACTCTTGAGCTCGCTCGCCCTCATTCTGCTCGGAATGGTGATGTTTCCCATGCTCGGGGTGCTCGTGCACATCATCTCGCCCGTGTTCGGGCTCACCACCCCGGGGCTGGTGCAGCTGGTGGTGCTCTCCACGGTGGTGGGCATGGTGGTTGCCCTGCTGTCCAACGTGGTGGCGTACTACCTCACGTTCCTCTCCATACGCTACCGCGTGGACCCAGACAACGCCGTGATTCCCCTGCTGACCTCCACCATGGACTTCATCACCACGGGCGTGCTCATGTTCTTCGTCTCCCACTTTGTGGGGTGA
- a CDS encoding endonuclease NucS domain-containing protein, with protein sequence MDGLDDVEVVGEPPHGLTEEPSLSFERDLEEYLVRDLSQIEEGLTLYEGGRQFATDVGRIDILALDGKGSLVVIELKRGTATHAVIGQILSYMGWVRERLANGRKVRGIVVAESFDSKVAYALRGFEDISLKRYRVRLEFEDVGLEVDGFME encoded by the coding sequence GTGGATGGGCTGGATGACGTGGAGGTGGTGGGGGAGCCTCCCCATGGGCTGACCGAAGAGCCCTCCTTGAGCTTTGAGAGGGACTTGGAGGAGTACCTCGTGAGGGACCTGAGTCAGATTGAGGAGGGTCTTACCCTATATGAGGGGGGAAGGCAGTTTGCCACCGATGTGGGCAGGATAGACATCCTTGCTCTCGATGGAAAGGGGAGCCTTGTGGTGATAGAGCTGAAGAGGGGCACTGCCACCCATGCCGTGATTGGCCAGATTTTGAGCTATATGGGCTGGGTTCGCGAAAGGCTTGCGAATGGGAGAAAAGTCAGAGGAATAGTGGTTGCCGAGAGCTTCGATAGCAAGGTTGCATATGCATTGAGGGGGTTCGAGGACATCTCCCTGAAGAGATACAGAGTGAGGCTTGAGTTCGAGGACGTGGGGCTGGAGGTCGACGGATTCATGGAGTAA
- a CDS encoding chloride channel protein has protein sequence MVGVLCGIAGVVFYALFHVGFTLLLSGIGGYSPPDLLAGEPFARPPGTFERLHIIWLLPAIGGLLGGLIARYVPEVAMAGTESYIRAFHTIRGSRLITIPAEMLGAVLTICSGGSAGREGPIVLIGSTIGYQTGRLFGKGDRMRRLLMVCGAAGGLSAIFRTPFGAALFASAVLYKKDIEVDAILPAFISSIISYSIFYGVYRAGPVFITPAYTFESPSELVLYSLLGAFVALVAILYATIYHSAIGVFDRLHIPQPIKPALGGLGVGLLAVLVERETGVGLSLLGMGYELVQYALFGTIPLLLLVVLLMGKMLATSLTLGSRGVGGVFAPTLEVGALSGGLFAGLLTLAFPSMDVHTGAFVLIGMAAMLSCATKAPLASIVMVTELTGNYFLLPGLMLASTVSLLMTTRWSIYEDQQVDRLHSPAHMYEMTMDVLERIRVEEAMTREVLTFAPHASIVDVLDAVHTTGHRGYPVVDETRGLVGIITYRDAERVPIEQRGGPVSSAMTTQLITAYPDETLADALRRLVANGISRLPVVSRDDPKRLVGILTERDIVVAHARVSATLRRGK, from the coding sequence GTGGTTGGGGTGCTGTGTGGGATAGCTGGCGTGGTGTTCTACGCCCTCTTTCATGTGGGATTTACGCTGCTGCTCTCTGGCATCGGAGGGTACTCTCCCCCAGACCTTCTGGCAGGCGAGCCCTTTGCAAGACCTCCCGGCACCTTTGAGAGGCTGCACATCATATGGCTGCTTCCTGCCATCGGGGGGCTCTTGGGTGGGCTCATTGCGAGATACGTGCCAGAGGTGGCGATGGCGGGCACCGAATCGTATATCAGGGCGTTTCACACCATAAGGGGCTCGAGGCTCATCACCATACCAGCCGAGATGCTGGGTGCGGTGCTCACCATATGCAGCGGAGGAAGCGCTGGCAGGGAGGGGCCCATAGTGCTCATAGGCTCCACCATAGGCTACCAGACTGGAAGGCTGTTTGGAAAGGGGGACAGAATGCGCAGGTTGCTCATGGTGTGCGGGGCAGCGGGCGGGCTCTCTGCCATCTTCCGCACGCCCTTTGGTGCAGCCCTGTTCGCCTCTGCCGTGCTCTACAAAAAGGACATAGAGGTCGATGCCATCCTGCCAGCGTTCATATCCTCCATCATCTCGTACTCCATATTCTATGGTGTGTATCGGGCAGGTCCAGTGTTCATCACACCTGCCTACACCTTCGAGAGCCCCTCAGAGCTGGTGCTGTACAGCCTGCTCGGGGCGTTTGTAGCACTGGTGGCAATCCTGTATGCCACCATATATCATTCGGCGATTGGCGTGTTCGACCGCCTGCACATACCACAGCCCATAAAGCCAGCCCTCGGCGGGCTCGGGGTCGGGCTGCTCGCCGTGCTGGTGGAGAGGGAGACGGGCGTGGGGCTCTCGCTGCTCGGCATGGGCTACGAACTCGTGCAGTATGCGCTGTTTGGAACCATTCCGCTGCTGCTCCTCGTGGTGCTGCTCATGGGAAAGATGCTCGCCACATCGCTCACACTGGGCTCGAGAGGAGTGGGCGGGGTGTTTGCCCCAACGCTCGAGGTGGGAGCCCTCTCTGGTGGGCTGTTTGCCGGACTGCTCACGCTCGCCTTTCCCTCCATGGATGTGCACACGGGTGCGTTCGTGCTCATCGGCATGGCGGCGATGCTCTCATGTGCGACCAAGGCGCCCCTCGCCTCCATCGTGATGGTGACAGAGCTAACGGGTAACTACTTCCTGCTCCCCGGGCTCATGCTCGCCTCCACGGTGAGCCTGCTCATGACCACGAGGTGGTCCATCTATGAGGACCAGCAGGTGGACAGGCTGCACTCCCCTGCCCACATGTACGAGATGACGATGGACGTGCTCGAGAGGATAAGAGTGGAGGAGGCGATGACGAGGGAGGTGCTCACGTTTGCCCCCCATGCCTCAATTGTGGACGTGCTCGATGCGGTGCACACCACTGGTCACAGGGGCTATCCCGTGGTGGACGAGACACGGGGGCTGGTGGGCATAATCACCTACAGGGATGCCGAGAGGGTGCCTATAGAGCAGCGGGGCGGTCCAGTATCCTCTGCCATGACGACGCAGCTCATCACGGCG